The following nucleotide sequence is from Scylla paramamosain isolate STU-SP2022 unplaced genomic scaffold, ASM3559412v1 Contig72, whole genome shotgun sequence.
ggttcttgtgcttcttcaaatgcagtcccttgtctggtttctctgtcaattctaatttcttattgctctgtggaaaaacaaagtgcaaatgtttaggatgaactgattcagtagtattgctgttcacaatttctgcaggaagtttactccatatatttactatacgattaaagaaaaaatgtttggccttgtgggatttaaaacgtttgggtataatcttgaatccattatttcttgttaggtagaatgaatgaggaggaggaggaggaggaggaggaggaggaggaggaggaggaggaaagagaaacaaagataggagggaaggaagaaaggaagaaaagggaataagagattaagagagagagagagagagagagagagagagagagagagagagagagagagagagagagagagagagagagagagagagagagagagagagagagagagagagagagagagagagagagagagagagagagagaaacacactaaaaagtaataaagaataataataaactaaaagaatcaatctctctgtctctctctctctctctctctctctctctctctctccccccttaccctcccctcacccatctctcctccccatcacactcattcattcatttccataACACACAGGCACCCATTcctccatcacccacacaccccaCCCACTCTCCCCAAAACCCTTACTGCAGTctagtttcccttcctccctgaccctcacacactcacccaggGGTCGCTCGAGGGTCTTGGAGGGCGTGTGCACTATTGGAAGGGAGGTCCGAGGCTTCACGTTCCTGCTGCGCCCAGTGGAGAAAGTCTCAGCCTTGCTCATGATACCTGGGTCGTCATCCCAAGAGGAACTGTTAGCGTCCGATTCTGcggagataaaaaggaggaagttaGCCTGGGGAGAAGGCGTGGGGAGACAAGTGACAGGTGTGGGAGTGTGGAATGGGGGTGGGAGCTGATGTTAGTGAGGTCAGGatatgggagggggagagaagggaaggttagTTTGGGGAGATGTGTCAGTGAGGTAGAGGGGTTCAGAGGGGCGTGGGGAGCaacagggggaggaaaaggttaGTGTATTGGGAGAGTAGGGAGACActcaggaggggagaggagaaataagcAGAGATTGAATGAGGGGGGAatggagagattgagagagagagagagagagagagagagagagagagagagagagagagagagagagagagagagagagagagagagagagagagagagagagagagagagagagagagagagagagagagagagagagagagagagagagagagaattattcatAACTTCTATGATGTCTGGAGGagagctaggaggaggaggaggaggaggaggaggaggaggaggaggaggaggaggaggaggaggaggaggaggaggaggaggaggaggaggaggaggaggaggaggaggaggaggaggagacaatcattcacattattattcCAAAACAAcctgttgactctctctctctctctctctctctctctctctctctctctctctctctctctctctctctctctctctctctctctctctctctctctctctctctctctctctctctctctctctctctctctctctctctctctctctctctctctctctctctctctctctccttcctcttccttaatttgcaattattctttacttttcctcttcctttttcttcttatctccctcctcctcctgttcctcttcttctcaccctcctcctcctcctacaccttcaCTTCCTgatcttcctatttcttcttcctcctcctccctttttttttaatttcctttactcctcctcctcttccatgttcTCACTGTTGCATTCAAGCCAatccaccttcccctctcccctccccttccatcaatcaccctctccccacctcttcttctcccaTCATCCCTTCCTACCCTTCCAACACATAACTTATAACACAGCcaaccctctcccctctcccctctctcctctctcccctctactatcctttcataagaacataagaaataggggaagctgcaagaagcgaccaggcttacatgtggcagtccctgtatgaaatatacctacctttttccacctatcgtccccatccataaatccgtctaatcttctcttaaagctccctaatgttttAGCACTAACAATGCTAACAatgtgattactgagtccattccattcatctaccagtctatttgaaaaccaattttttactatctctttttaaatctaAGTTATTctcttgaacccgttatttcttgttctatcctggttgctgatcctaagaattttgcttacatcccccttgttataacccttataccacttaaagacttctatcaggtcccttcttaacctacgtctctctaaagaatgtaaatttaacagcttcagtctcgcctcgtaaggaatactcctcatcccctgtatccttttagtcattctcctctgtactgattctaatagacctatatctttcctgtaatgtgggaaccaaaactgcacagcatagtctagatgaggtctgaccagagccaaatataactttaatattacttcgggccttctacttttaacactcctaaaaattaatcctaataccacCCTATTTGCcatgtttctggcctctatacattgctttcttagacggagttcagagctaactataacccctaaatctttttcataccctgaacctaccagagtttcgttgtttattgtgtacctactgtgtgggttttcctctacctacactcagtactttgcatttgttgatattaaactgcatttgccatctgtgtccattcgttcatcctatctaaatctgcctgcaaggtgatggcatctGATCTACCTGTCTTTGTGTCACAGCATgatccagatataggatgtcataactatcaccattatctgctgccttgtacactttactgtaaaaaaattaacaagtttgtcaggcaagacttccccttcatgaagccatgctgtgattgatttatcaagttatgtttgtctaaatgctccctaatgttctttgttgttattgactattattttacctacaacagaagttaagctaaTGTAATTAGACATTAAAgtattatcttctttcttaaagatgggtactacatgtttgtctaaatgctccctaatgttctttgctgttattgactccattattttacctacaacagaagttaagctaaTGTAATTAGACATTCAAgtattatcttctttcttaaagatgggtactacattagcctgcctccacattactggtacctcacctgactccagtgatttcctaaagacagaaactaacggctcactaataacctctttgcattccttaaatactctgggatatatttcatcaggtcctggtgtcttgaacatttttatctatctcctgttccactatctccctagttatggaaatatctgtcagcttctcattctcatctgctgtgaacacctgttcactatctggcatatcctgcatgttttcctgggtgaagacagttaaataacattcattcagaattttactaatctccccccagaactaaccagctccccatctgctgcctttaatagacctattgtttccttattctttgtcctgtatacctgataaaatcccttggggtccgtcttcgcctggctggctacctttaattcataactgcttttagctttcctcattaacttccTGATTGttttaactaattcattatattgtggccttaaaacctcttcccttgtctttatatacttaaataaacacttcttttctgccctatataatgttttaaccttgcagtcatccatttagggtaatttctgtgatcttattgctctctgcgggatgtttgctaactgccctgtatgcaatttatctacaaaatatttataagaCTCATCTACATTAACTTCACCTAATCTCCTCATCTTGGCCCCTtctatcctctccactccctcatctacttacctcaacctcacctctctcatctcagcatgacctgctCCTCCAACATAAAcacatctccccctctctccctcctccgacCCTTCAAGACACATCttgcctcctcttgtcctacaccctcacacctcacctcacctccctcaccttgcCTTATCTACCTCACCCTGtgtccgttgccagtcaactccttggaggtaccctTTTAATtactcaaaatctgctctcctaaggtcaggtattttactagtgttttttgtTCCTAAAGGTTttctcccattttaatttgtacctaatttcccactggtcactgttacctagctgtcctccaacctatATCTGTGtgcctgcttcctccctgttagttagcattaaatctagaatattgtttccccttgtgggttctacaaTTACCTGTTTtgaaaaaattatcctgaattaccttaagaaattcctctgcttccctgttacccaccatcaggctccagtcgatattcataaaattaaaatctcctaccacacatacctgactgtacctgcctgctctatttatttcctgccagtgaggtgttaatttcctttgtactgttaagtggcctgtacactactcccagcgctactgactgtgatccttccttaatatctacccatatcgactctgttttgctaaatgttttaattctactgttaatacaacactgtaatgtgtccctaacataTAATGCgatgcctcttcctctcctgtttttccctgtctttatagaatagtgtataaccatctatcttaacttctggattaaatacttttcatgAAATATCTAACCAAATTTCTGtcaaagcaatgatatcaaggttctctacacacgccattcctctaagcaagtctattttattcagaataatTCTACAATTcatgtagtaaacacttaagctattccttgccttctctgagagagagagagagagagagagagagagagagagagagagagagagagagagagagagagagagagagagagagagagagagagagagagagagagagaggccatttTCTGTCTATGTCCGTGTGTCTGATTGTCATTCTATTTGCTtgcttgtgctctctctctctctctctctctctctctctctctctctctctctctctctctctctctctctctgttattggtCATTCCTTCCAattacctctcttccttctcttttatcttcttccttcctttcttccttcatttattttcctctatttcctcctcctctcaaccagtaagaagagggagattaggaggatgaagatgatattagagagagagagagagagagagagagagagagagagagagagagagagagagagagagagagagagagagagagagagagagagagagagagagagagagagagagagagagagaattaaaataaaaaaataactatattaagaatattttttcgGAATTATGAattagattttttctttttttctatcttctcttcctctttttatctttccttcctcctcctcctcctctttctccagttcatttcctttctttctttctttctttctttctctcgctttctcacTGTTTCTTTTTGCCCTTGCTATAAtcattctttgtctttctgtgttttcatatctctctctctctctctctctctctctctctctctctctctcaaagaaacaaacaaacaaacgtctttttctttccccactcTTAACTCCCCAAAACTTTCACTCTCCCATTTCCATCTCTTCAAATTTCCTCATTCTCACCCCCATTATCACCCCAAACCCCCATTATCACCCCAAACCCTCATTAAGACATCCAAAAAGCCGAAAACACCCAAATCACACCCTCATCCACCCCATTCCCCATTCACACCCACAAAAACAAATTTACCATCCCtttcaccccaaaacaccccaaaaaacacaccattcACTCGCTCATCACCCCTTGCCTTACCGAAGGACCTGGCATCGAGGGTcttggaggagggggagcgggctGGGGGGAGAGAGGCTTGCTgtttccccccaccctccctgcAGAACCCCGTGGAAGACGTCTCTGCTTCGCTCATGATCCCAGGGTCGTCATCAAACACTGCCGCAGGGGGAGAGTACCCGTTGCCCTTGCCCTgtgggagatggggagattagtGGGGGGATGAAATGGGGAGGTTGGGGAAAGAAAGGTGATGGGGAGGTGTGGTGAAACTGGAAGGTTGTTTATGATGGAAATGGGGAATCAGAGGAGCGGATGGGGAGGTTAAAGTGGGGAGATTAGTCTGGAGAGGTTGggagaaggaaactgaagggAAAATGTGTGCTTAGTTTAAGGTGTGAgatggggaggagatggggagacaGCATTAGGGAGAGGCTGGGTGTGTCGCGAGGCCTGGTGACGTACACTTTCCACAGCAACCATCCTCGCCTGGTGATTCCAGACCTCCTACGCAAGCAGGTTGCAGCCCACCTCCATGCAGGCCACCAAGGTATAGACTCGATGCTCAGGAAAGCGCGACAGGCAGTATACTGGCCTGGCATTGAAGGGGACCTGAGGCACCATCGCAACTGCTGTGACACGTGCAACATACAACCCCCTGagcctctcctcttcactccgcCCCCTGACTATCCCTTCCAGCAGACTGTGGTGGATTTGTTCCAGCTGGAGGGACACGACTACATCGTCTATGCAGACAGGCTCACGGGTTGGCTGGAGGTGTCTCAGCTGCCTGATGGCACAGAATCAGGCAGAATTAAGGATGTGGTGCGTCACCACTTCTCGAGATGGGGTGCCCCAGAGCAGCTCTCCATGGACGGAGGTACCAATCTAGGaagtgaagagatgaaaagtttCCTCCAGAAGTGGGGGGTAGGAGTTCGGGTGTCCTCGGCGCACTTCCCACAGTCAAACGGAAGGGCAGAGGTGGCCGTGAAGTCCGCCAAGAGGATACTACCGGGAAACACTGGAGGTGATGGCAGTCTAGACAACGATAAGATCTCTCTTGCCTTGCTCCAGTACCTTAACACACCTCTACGGGACATCAATAGGTCACCGGCTCAGCTGGCAACGGGCCGCCAGCTACGGGATGGATTACCATCAGTGAAACGGAAGCTTGAGGTGGACAATTTTGGGAGGAGGACGCTGCGGCAGCGGGAACGTCAGATGGCGGACCACCACAACAGAGTGGTGGCTGACAGGAACGTCACACGCTCCCGCGCGCCTCTTGCGCCTGGTGACAGGGTTCTCCCAGGACCACCAGCACGGCAGGAGATGGAACAGAGCAGGTATCGTCATAGAAGCAAGCAAGGGACCACAGGCAGCATCTTGTCAGACTCGACGGTAGTGGCCGTATCTCCCTCAGAACGCGGCAACTCAGAACGGCTGCAGTGAGTTGCCATGTTCAAAAAGAAGCACTTAAccactgtattgctgtgttacgttaccattttcttcattgacacATATAAAAACTTAATCCATCATTTGCtaactgtttcctgtaaggcttccACTGCGCAGAGGGGAGAATGGAGCCCACCAAGACGAGCGACTCCGGCAACACATGAATTACACATTAATTTCTGGcaaaatgaagcaaaacacTGCAGATGTGTATAGAGTACTTCCCACTTAGTATTACTTCAACTATCAAATCCCCAAGCCTAACTCGCGGGACACCCTGCATATGGTATTACCAAGGTCCATCTACACTGGTCAGCCAGCCCagcggggaggagaggtgatgacGTCATCCCCGCCACACTTCCTGCGCCACCCCAGGACAGCTGACTTTTGGCGGGATGTTCGGGCACTTTGGCCTGACGCCTCAAGTTTGCTGTTGTTTACATATCGCTTGTGGACACTGGGCTAGCTGGAGTGTTCATCAAACCCTCCACAGTGCTGTAAACAAGTAAACATGCCGAACAATTGCTCAGTGTTTGGATGCAagacacgaaaacaaaaacaggttTAGGTCACTTACCATATGGCCTTCCTGCCACgtcttacaacacacacacacacacacacacacacacacacacacacacaccatcaacaGAAAATCAGAACACACTCACCTCGGGGtccatattattattgttcggCGTTCCACTGGATGAGACAAAGACTAGAGGTGGCGGAGGTGGGGGGGTACATGTGGTGTGGTCTCCGTCAGGCACCACCACTTCACACAAGTCCTCTCCTCCGTCTGAGCTGTACCCtattggggggagggggagaaaggcggagttggtagtagtagtagtagtagtagtagtagtagtagtagtagtagtagtagtagtagtagtagtagtagtagtagtagtagtaatagaaggaggaggaggaggcaaacacAAACGcctaaacaaacaaggaaacacaTTTAGAGATGAAAACACTCGAATAtacaagattctctctctctctctctctctctctctctctctctctctctctctctctctctctctctctctctctctctctctctctctctctctctctctctctctctctttaccccaTACACGCATACGTCTcacccaagttttttttttctttttagtataaacaaacaaaattgcATCATCGCTTCTTCCACCAATCAGTTGCCACCTAAGCCAACTATTGCTGACGTCACCACTTCCGCCGGCCAATCAGAGACCATTATATTTAACCTGCTTGAGTCATGGATGTGAGTTTagtctgtgcatgtgtgtgtgtgtgtgtgtgtgtgtgtgtgtgtgtgtgtgtgtgtgtgtgtgtgtgtgtgtgtgttctcaactattcctttaatt
It contains:
- the LOC135098663 gene encoding uncharacterized protein LOC135098663 → MDPEGKGNGYSPPAAVFDDDPGIMSEAETSSTGFCREGGGKQQASLPPARSPSSKTLDARSFESDANSSSWDDDPGIMSKAETFSTGRSRNVKPRTSLPIVHTPSKTLERPLGPQINNKLSEKLPSPFLACAPVALSCSSSDVWHPG